In the Phycisphaerales bacterium genome, one interval contains:
- a CDS encoding ketoacyl-ACP synthase III — translation MNNSTYGVRIAGVGSAVPDRRLTNQDFEKMFDTSDEWIRTRTGIRERRVVDQETEGTFTLSVEAVQKALDDAGIDGSSIDLLINASVSSEMTCPSNGCRVAHAIGAVPTPAFDLVAACSGFVYALNVADPLIRGGAFKRIAVIGCDSMSTLCDYSDRSVSILFGDAAGAVILERDEDTDRGSIYSSMKSDASNWPCLYIPQRAQEVQDHSAVEHIALGKLRMLGREVYKFAVPKLIEMIEEALAAANLSPDDVSQFVCHQSNARIIESAITKLGLPAEKVHMNIQHYGNSSAGSVGLCLDEVWRAGKIKTGDIILIAAVGGGMTWAVNLWRV, via the coding sequence ATGAATAATTCCACCTATGGGGTGAGAATTGCTGGAGTCGGGTCTGCGGTTCCCGACCGGCGGTTGACAAACCAAGACTTTGAAAAGATGTTCGATACCAGCGATGAGTGGATCAGGACTCGTACGGGTATCCGTGAACGTCGCGTTGTTGATCAAGAGACCGAAGGTACATTCACGCTTTCGGTAGAAGCCGTCCAAAAAGCACTTGATGATGCAGGCATCGATGGTTCATCGATTGACTTGTTGATCAACGCCTCTGTCAGCTCGGAAATGACTTGTCCATCGAATGGATGCCGAGTTGCCCACGCAATAGGCGCGGTTCCAACGCCAGCATTTGATTTGGTAGCCGCATGTTCTGGTTTTGTGTATGCCCTTAATGTTGCGGATCCACTTATTCGTGGAGGTGCGTTCAAAAGAATTGCCGTTATAGGTTGTGATTCTATGAGCACTCTTTGTGACTATTCGGATCGAAGTGTCTCTATCTTGTTTGGAGATGCGGCTGGGGCGGTCATTCTTGAAAGGGATGAAGACACTGACCGAGGTAGCATCTACAGCTCAATGAAGTCTGATGCTTCAAATTGGCCATGTCTTTATATTCCTCAGCGGGCACAAGAAGTCCAAGATCATTCTGCTGTAGAGCATATTGCCCTGGGTAAGCTGCGAATGCTCGGGCGAGAGGTGTATAAATTCGCAGTGCCGAAGCTCATAGAGATGATTGAGGAAGCGTTGGCCGCAGCGAATTTGAGTCCTGATGATGTGTCACAATTCGTTTGTCATCAGTCAAATGCTCGGATTATTGAATCAGCAATTACAAAGCTCGGTTTGCCTGCAGAAAAAGTGCATATGAACATACAGCACTACGGCAACTCTTCGGCAGGTTCTGTAGGACTCTGCTTAGATGAAGTTTGGCGAGCAGGTAAAATCAAGACAGGTGATATTATTCTCATTGCGGCAGTTGGTGGCGGTATGACATGGGCCGTCAACTTGTGGCGTGTGTAA
- the fabG gene encoding 3-oxoacyl-[acyl-carrier-protein] reductase: MEKRVAIVTGASRGIGKAISVQLAAAGHHTVLVSRTAEHLQALAEEIRSAGGHCDVEPCDVGDGDALAAMVDRVADTHERLDILVNNAGINRDGLLLRMSDEDFDQVIQVNLRSAFVTCRAAARPMMRNRYGRIINIASVTGIRGNPGQANYAAAKAGMIGMTKTIAREFAAKGILANVVAPGFIQTDMTDSLSDAILEEAKKQIPARRMGTPDDIAHLVAFLASEEAGYITGQVLVVDGGMTC; this comes from the coding sequence ATCGAAAAACGCGTTGCCATTGTCACAGGAGCGAGCCGGGGAATCGGTAAAGCTATCTCTGTGCAGCTAGCGGCTGCAGGGCACCACACAGTGCTTGTCAGTCGAACGGCAGAGCATCTACAGGCACTTGCAGAAGAGATTCGCAGTGCAGGCGGTCATTGTGATGTTGAGCCGTGTGATGTCGGTGATGGTGATGCATTAGCCGCCATGGTAGATCGTGTGGCTGATACCCATGAGCGACTAGACATCCTGGTTAATAATGCGGGAATCAATCGTGATGGTCTCTTGTTGCGAATGAGTGACGAGGATTTTGACCAGGTCATCCAGGTGAATCTGCGTTCAGCATTTGTGACTTGTCGTGCAGCAGCACGCCCAATGATGCGAAACCGATATGGGCGTATTATCAATATTGCCTCAGTGACTGGAATTCGGGGGAATCCTGGCCAGGCCAACTATGCTGCAGCAAAGGCTGGCATGATTGGTATGACCAAGACCATTGCCAGAGAATTTGCGGCCAAGGGCATATTGGCCAATGTGGTGGCCCCTGGGTTTATTCAGACGGATATGACCGATTCCCTCAGTGACGCTATTCTGGAAGAAGCAAAAAAGCAGATACCGGCACGTCGGATGGGTACGCCTGACGATATTGCACATTTAGTAGCCTTCCTCGCCTCTGAAGAGGCTGGATATATCACGGGACAGGTATTAGTGGTCGATGGAGGCATGACTTGTTAG
- a CDS encoding AAA family ATPase: MRVFAIVNQKGGSGKTTTAINLAAVFAARGKRTLLVDLDPQSHCAAGLGVPEDDIEFSVSEALLAEHEQGLNLKSVVWEVGRSFHLLPSTMRLAAVEAPGGGLHQRADRDRRLESLLKLIKPDYDICLIDCSPAIGLLTFNALRAADDALIPVESGFFAMRGAHKQFRTVQNLISRMGRPLQCHLLATMYDPESKLATTILESLRRDFPGELLRTVIRRHEELREAVSMGQPILEYAPQSMAHQEFEDLADELERLRILAAPQEQFSVPMTESRVAPPISDRGHRAAELVARINRAESKVKSEAESSEFLGQSVTDQPSDEQIGNEPVPDAMLEKAPLDPPEIEVNRFLGAEVTSGGVRFVQPDSGAQVVSVAGDFNAWAPIRLKRSEQTGMLEITVPLPEGRYRYQILVDGQAGLDSYNDQRQNDPAIGPCNVLIVG; the protein is encoded by the coding sequence TTGCGGGTTTTTGCAATAGTCAATCAAAAGGGTGGCTCCGGGAAGACGACCACAGCAATCAACCTGGCTGCAGTCTTTGCAGCGCGCGGCAAGCGAACCCTGTTGGTTGATCTTGATCCCCAGTCACACTGTGCTGCAGGTCTTGGTGTTCCCGAAGACGATATCGAATTCAGTGTTTCAGAGGCACTCTTAGCTGAGCATGAGCAGGGTCTTAATTTAAAGTCGGTGGTTTGGGAGGTCGGAAGAAGCTTTCACCTGCTTCCCAGTACGATGCGACTAGCCGCTGTGGAGGCTCCAGGTGGCGGATTGCACCAGCGAGCCGATCGCGATCGCAGGCTTGAGAGTCTGTTGAAGTTGATCAAACCGGATTATGACATTTGCCTCATTGACTGTTCGCCAGCGATTGGATTACTAACATTCAATGCACTTCGGGCGGCCGATGACGCATTGATTCCGGTCGAGTCAGGATTCTTTGCAATGCGCGGTGCGCATAAACAGTTTCGCACTGTTCAGAACTTAATTAGTCGAATGGGTCGTCCGCTGCAGTGTCATCTTCTTGCCACGATGTATGACCCTGAATCCAAACTTGCAACAACAATTCTTGAGTCGCTACGCCGCGACTTCCCTGGTGAGTTATTGCGGACCGTCATTCGTCGTCATGAAGAGCTGCGAGAGGCGGTGAGTATGGGCCAGCCCATCCTCGAATATGCCCCGCAGTCAATGGCACATCAAGAGTTTGAAGATCTTGCTGATGAGTTAGAGCGTTTGCGTATTTTGGCGGCACCACAAGAGCAATTCAGTGTGCCGATGACCGAGAGTCGTGTTGCGCCACCGATCTCTGATCGGGGACATCGTGCTGCCGAGTTAGTGGCGAGAATCAATCGAGCTGAAAGCAAAGTAAAAAGTGAAGCAGAGTCCTCAGAGTTTTTGGGGCAGTCAGTGACTGATCAGCCATCCGATGAGCAGATCGGCAATGAGCCCGTGCCTGATGCGATGCTGGAGAAGGCGCCTCTGGATCCCCCTGAGATTGAAGTGAATCGCTTCTTGGGTGCTGAAGTAACTTCAGGCGGTGTCCGCTTTGTGCAGCCCGATTCGGGGGCGCAAGTTGTCTCTGTGGCTGGAGACTTTAATGCTTGGGCACCAATCAGATTGAAACGTAGCGAGCAAACTGGAATGCTTGAGATAACAGTACCTCTTCCAGAGGGGCGGTATCGCTATCAGATTCTGGTCGACGGGCAGGCGGGGCTCGATTCATACAACGATCAACGACAGAACGACCCGGCAATCGGCCCTTGTAACGTGCTGATCGTCGGCTGA
- the fabF gene encoding beta-ketoacyl-ACP synthase II: protein MTYTQQRRVVITGLGAVCDLGCEVSKIWDSLCNGVSGIGALDAFGQDESWSVRIAGQATCFDPLAHIPKVEVKRMDRFAAMALSAAIGAAESTGIDFEQGDPYQRGVAIGSGVGGIITVAEGMTKILKGGGSASRLSPFTVPKLMVNAAAGNVSIRFNLRGANTSPATACATGGHAIGEAFHCISRGDADLMFAGGAEAAITEICVGAFAAMKALSTRNDDPKRASRPFDRDRDGFVLAEGAAVVVLEELETAKARGATIYAEVLGFGCTGDAHHIAAPDPEGTGALKAMEKAISRSGINLKDVDYINAHGTSTPLGDAAEVHAVKNLFGDHAHDLAMSSTKSMTGHMLGAAGGIETLAVALSLKNGLMLPTINCDNPDDGFDLNFVANEVQERPIRYALNNSFGFGGHNVSLVMARYDGD from the coding sequence ATGACATATACACAGCAGCGACGTGTTGTTATCACAGGCCTTGGTGCTGTATGTGATCTTGGCTGTGAAGTATCCAAAATCTGGGATAGCCTATGCAATGGTGTTTCAGGCATCGGTGCTCTTGATGCTTTTGGTCAGGATGAAAGCTGGTCAGTACGCATTGCTGGGCAAGCAACCTGTTTCGACCCACTGGCTCATATCCCAAAGGTTGAAGTCAAGCGCATGGATCGTTTCGCTGCAATGGCGCTCTCTGCTGCAATCGGCGCAGCAGAGTCAACTGGCATTGACTTCGAACAGGGGGATCCTTATCAGCGTGGCGTCGCTATTGGCAGTGGTGTTGGGGGCATCATTACGGTTGCAGAGGGCATGACTAAGATTCTCAAGGGTGGGGGCTCGGCCAGTCGGCTCAGTCCATTTACCGTTCCTAAACTTATGGTCAATGCTGCAGCAGGCAATGTTTCCATTCGATTCAACTTACGTGGTGCCAATACCTCGCCTGCGACAGCCTGTGCCACGGGCGGGCATGCGATTGGTGAGGCATTTCATTGCATCAGCCGCGGCGATGCGGATCTGATGTTTGCTGGCGGTGCTGAGGCGGCGATTACAGAGATTTGTGTTGGTGCCTTTGCGGCGATGAAGGCACTATCAACTCGCAATGATGATCCAAAGCGTGCGTCAAGACCTTTCGATCGCGATCGAGACGGATTCGTACTTGCTGAGGGGGCTGCAGTCGTCGTACTTGAGGAGCTCGAAACAGCAAAGGCACGTGGCGCCACAATCTACGCTGAGGTACTTGGCTTTGGCTGTACTGGTGATGCTCATCACATTGCTGCGCCTGACCCAGAGGGGACGGGGGCGCTTAAGGCCATGGAGAAGGCCATTAGTCGATCCGGGATTAATCTAAAAGACGTTGATTACATCAATGCACACGGTACTTCTACGCCACTTGGTGATGCGGCTGAAGTACATGCTGTCAAAAATCTTTTTGGTGACCACGCCCACGACTTGGCAATGTCGTCAACGAAGTCAATGACAGGTCATATGCTTGGCGCTGCTGGAGGCATTGAGACGCTTGCAGTTGCACTGTCTCTGAAAAACGGGCTGATGCTGCCGACGATCAATTGTGATAATCCTGATGATGGCTTTGATCTGAACTTTGTAGCCAATGAAGTGCAGGAGCGGCCAATCCGCTACGCCCTGAATAACTCATTCGGGTTTGGCGGTCACAACGTGAGTCTTGTGATGGCTCGTTACGACGGTGACTAG
- the aroB gene encoding 3-dehydroquinate synthase encodes MIYRTEVNLPTASYPIIVEPGAISRLVTISVVEDLQSRRCLLVLDAAVKETHGQAVHRALEAMGVDVIEWEIHAKESNKRLATVSDGYNKMLEGHLDRSHPVIAVGGGLTGDVAGFLAATYLRGVPLIQVPTTLLAMVDASIGGKTGVNFDLPSGTLGKNLVGSFWQPTAVIVDPRTLTTLSRRDRCCGLAECVKHAMIADESLFDWIESQGETLLTDNEAIQTELISRSIEIKVDIVQQDEREAGRRALLNLGHTFAHVIEPLPALDLLHGEAVAIGIVAACRVSQQSGKLSAATCLRIEQLLASLGLPTRLPSPVKAASLVEAMQFDKKVLNGVIRLIVPDAIGAVSIVEDVDHQAVVEAWNYVGAELD; translated from the coding sequence ATGATTTATCGCACGGAAGTGAATCTTCCAACGGCTTCTTATCCAATCATCGTTGAGCCCGGTGCCATTAGTCGCTTGGTCACAATTTCAGTGGTCGAAGATCTTCAATCTCGTCGTTGTTTACTTGTGCTCGATGCTGCGGTGAAAGAAACGCATGGTCAAGCAGTGCATCGCGCACTAGAGGCAATGGGCGTTGATGTTATTGAATGGGAAATTCACGCCAAGGAGTCCAACAAGCGATTGGCGACAGTGAGCGATGGATACAACAAGATGTTAGAAGGTCATCTTGATCGGTCCCATCCGGTGATTGCTGTTGGCGGTGGTCTGACTGGAGATGTGGCAGGCTTTCTCGCCGCGACCTACCTTCGGGGTGTGCCTCTGATTCAAGTTCCGACCACGCTCCTTGCGATGGTCGATGCTTCGATCGGAGGGAAGACTGGCGTTAACTTTGATTTACCCAGCGGGACTTTGGGGAAGAACCTTGTTGGCTCCTTTTGGCAACCAACAGCTGTGATCGTTGATCCGCGCACCCTCACAACGCTCTCGCGTAGAGATCGTTGCTGTGGCTTGGCAGAGTGTGTGAAGCATGCCATGATCGCTGATGAAAGTTTGTTTGACTGGATCGAAAGTCAGGGTGAAACGCTCCTAACAGATAATGAGGCAATCCAAACAGAGTTGATCAGCCGCTCGATAGAAATCAAAGTTGATATCGTTCAACAGGATGAGCGTGAGGCAGGGCGGCGAGCACTCCTGAATCTAGGCCATACATTCGCTCACGTTATTGAGCCCTTACCGGCTCTAGATCTTCTTCATGGTGAGGCTGTTGCTATTGGGATTGTGGCTGCTTGCCGGGTCAGCCAGCAATCAGGCAAGCTTTCGGCAGCGACCTGCCTACGAATCGAGCAACTCCTTGCTTCGCTTGGCTTGCCAACTCGGCTGCCAAGTCCTGTTAAAGCGGCATCCCTTGTCGAGGCAATGCAGTTCGACAAAAAGGTCCTCAATGGTGTGATAAGGCTGATCGTGCCCGATGCAATCGGAGCGGTCTCGATTGTTGAGGACGTTGATCATCAAGCGGTGGTGGAAGCATGGAATTATGTTGGTGCTGAACTTGATTGA
- a CDS encoding acyloxyacyl hydrolase gives MLSSLTTTTIIAQMAITPLPDATQASDFLTLKNGTSINAFHIPTLDDGRSDLHEIAVLDLSSDLNTPHTWNKRFRTSLVSTQDSSESNPESTDAPAINETASRIAFGTQGQLRWTIQGAWSISVKDAEDQSGLLGFGIDYFLIDNLSINGEFNGAYVNQVGPDAWGFNFNLIARWHIIAQENWSFFVDGGAGLLWTTENVPDNGSRFNFTPQAGVGCTIGVGGNARVITGVRWLHISNANLYSSNPGRDSIEVYAGITLPF, from the coding sequence ATGCTCAGTTCACTAACTACGACGACAATCATTGCTCAAATGGCGATCACACCGTTACCAGACGCCACCCAGGCATCAGACTTTCTGACCCTAAAGAATGGCACATCGATCAATGCTTTTCATATCCCGACACTCGATGATGGGCGCAGCGATCTTCATGAAATTGCCGTATTAGACCTATCCAGCGATCTTAATACACCACACACATGGAACAAACGCTTCCGTACCAGCCTTGTCTCTACTCAGGATTCATCAGAAAGCAATCCAGAGAGCACCGACGCGCCAGCTATTAATGAGACCGCTTCTCGTATTGCCTTTGGCACTCAAGGCCAACTACGCTGGACCATACAGGGCGCTTGGTCGATTAGTGTCAAAGACGCTGAGGATCAATCTGGTCTGCTTGGCTTTGGAATCGACTACTTCCTGATAGATAACTTATCGATCAATGGTGAGTTCAATGGCGCCTATGTGAATCAAGTAGGCCCAGACGCTTGGGGCTTCAATTTCAATCTCATTGCCCGCTGGCACATCATCGCTCAAGAGAACTGGTCCTTCTTTGTTGATGGCGGAGCTGGTCTCTTATGGACGACTGAAAACGTCCCGGACAATGGAAGTCGTTTTAACTTTACGCCTCAGGCCGGCGTTGGTTGCACGATTGGCGTGGGCGGCAATGCACGTGTCATCACTGGCGTTCGCTGGCTACACATCTCAAACGCCAACCTCTATTCGTCAAATCCTGGGCGAGATAGCATTGAGGTTTACGCGGGCATCACACTGCCATTTTGA
- a CDS encoding amidohydrolase family protein translates to MSHTVSPHPTTSNRLDLDYHAQAASFQKLPYPIIDVHTHLSGASACLLYKEIARLYGIGMTFSMTDLDEIEVVRSVLGEKVAFIAVPNFRDPDHRWHFGEGYLRRIEAYHQKGVRIAKFWAAPGAREYGKSIGDPDFMNLDAPARIAAMELATSLDMILMAHVADPDTWFQTRYKDASQFGTKLDQYRPLRHVLDRFTQPWIIAHLGGWPEDLEFLTELLEQHPNCHLDTSATKWMVREISKHEPSHFRDFITHFQGRILFGSDILTSDQHLQPPEEDATAYSLKANNKQDAIDLYASRYWALRTLFESDLKIPSPIADPDLALIDPEGSSPLDGPTLCGMALPDHLLKSVYHDAATALLLGKGACSND, encoded by the coding sequence ATGTCCCACACAGTATCCCCCCATCCCACGACTTCCAACCGACTTGACCTTGACTATCATGCCCAGGCTGCTTCTTTCCAGAAGCTGCCTTACCCCATCATCGACGTTCACACCCACCTCTCTGGAGCATCGGCATGCCTTCTATACAAGGAGATTGCCCGCCTCTACGGCATTGGAATGACCTTTTCCATGACCGATCTGGATGAGATTGAGGTGGTCCGCTCAGTGTTAGGTGAGAAGGTAGCGTTTATCGCCGTCCCCAACTTCCGAGATCCAGATCATCGTTGGCATTTTGGAGAGGGATATCTCCGACGAATTGAAGCCTATCACCAGAAAGGTGTCCGCATTGCTAAATTCTGGGCGGCCCCCGGGGCGCGTGAATACGGGAAGTCAATCGGTGATCCAGATTTTATGAATCTTGATGCCCCCGCTCGCATCGCTGCAATGGAACTAGCCACGAGTCTGGACATGATTCTCATGGCTCATGTAGCTGATCCTGACACCTGGTTTCAAACGCGATACAAAGATGCATCGCAATTCGGTACGAAGCTTGATCAGTACAGACCCTTGCGTCATGTTTTAGATAGGTTTACACAACCGTGGATTATCGCTCACCTGGGTGGCTGGCCAGAAGATCTAGAATTCTTGACGGAATTACTAGAACAACACCCCAATTGTCATTTGGATACAAGTGCGACAAAATGGATGGTGCGAGAAATCAGTAAGCATGAACCGAGTCACTTTCGTGATTTCATCACACACTTCCAAGGACGCATTCTCTTTGGTTCGGATATTCTCACATCCGACCAACATCTTCAGCCTCCTGAAGAGGACGCGACTGCTTACAGCCTAAAAGCAAACAACAAGCAGGATGCAATTGATCTCTATGCAAGTCGCTATTGGGCCTTAAGAACGCTCTTCGAAAGCGATCTTAAAATTCCTTCACCAATTGCTGATCCTGATCTCGCGCTCATCGACCCCGAGGGCTCGTCACCGTTGGATGGCCCCACACTCTGCGGAATGGCCCTCCCTGATCACTTACTCAAAAGTGTTTATCACGACGCGGCAACAGCACTACTACTGGGCAAAGGCGCTTGCTCAAACGACTGA
- the acpP gene encoding acyl carrier protein, translating to MTEAEIEAKVIEIVAEQMGVDKGEVSRDTSFANDLNADSLDTVELVMEFEDQFETSIPDDEAEKIQTVGQAIDYIVTASNS from the coding sequence GTGACCGAAGCGGAAATTGAAGCAAAAGTCATCGAAATAGTGGCCGAGCAAATGGGCGTAGACAAAGGTGAGGTGAGTAGAGACACCAGCTTTGCGAACGATCTAAATGCAGACAGCCTGGACACCGTTGAACTTGTCATGGAGTTTGAGGATCAATTTGAAACCTCTATCCCTGATGATGAAGCGGAGAAGATTCAAACGGTAGGACAAGCTATTGACTACATCGTGACTGCTTCTAACTCCTGA
- the fabD gene encoding ACP S-malonyltransferase, translated as MGRQLVACVNKLAEREKVTSTAVLCPGQGSQYVGMGAKWCAASSAAADVFKQADEILDGVFSAPLSTLCFEGPAEELNKTSVSQPAIYTCSVASYHGLIEMGQPLSPVCLAGLSLGEYTALHLADAFDFDQGLQLVTERGRLMQQAAEASDGGMLALIGADEEQATSLCEQVSADGAILVPANFNAPGQIVLSGQAAACERAAVIAAEQGLRATPLTVAGAFHSPLMELAGVGLASALASSTIRPLVIPVWSNVTAKLHSQDDEELLRKRLVQQLTSPVRWSQSCSHMIESGPEAMAELAPGTVLRGLMRRIDRAKKVVSHDEPQDKS; from the coding sequence ATGGGCCGTCAACTTGTGGCGTGTGTAAACAAGTTAGCCGAAAGGGAAAAAGTGACATCGACAGCGGTGCTATGTCCTGGGCAAGGATCGCAGTATGTTGGCATGGGTGCGAAATGGTGCGCAGCCTCTTCTGCAGCAGCTGATGTATTCAAGCAAGCGGATGAGATTTTAGATGGCGTATTCTCAGCGCCGCTCAGTACCTTGTGCTTTGAGGGGCCAGCAGAAGAATTGAACAAGACAAGTGTAAGTCAGCCAGCGATCTATACTTGCTCGGTGGCGAGTTATCATGGTCTTATTGAGATGGGGCAACCACTCAGTCCGGTATGCCTTGCCGGTCTCTCTTTAGGTGAGTACACAGCATTGCATTTGGCAGATGCATTTGACTTTGATCAGGGGTTGCAGCTTGTCACCGAACGTGGCCGCTTAATGCAGCAGGCAGCAGAGGCCTCCGATGGTGGCATGTTGGCGCTGATCGGAGCTGACGAGGAACAGGCGACAAGCCTTTGTGAGCAGGTCTCAGCAGATGGCGCCATTTTGGTGCCTGCGAATTTCAACGCACCTGGTCAAATTGTGCTTTCAGGTCAGGCCGCTGCTTGTGAGCGAGCAGCCGTCATTGCTGCTGAACAAGGTCTTCGGGCAACGCCGCTCACCGTGGCTGGAGCCTTCCATAGCCCGCTAATGGAGTTGGCAGGGGTCGGTTTGGCCTCTGCGCTAGCCTCAAGTACGATCAGGCCACTAGTCATACCAGTTTGGTCGAATGTGACTGCTAAACTCCATAGTCAAGATGATGAGGAACTTCTACGAAAAAGACTCGTCCAACAACTCACGTCGCCTGTCCGCTGGAGTCAAAGTTGTAGCCATATGATTGAAAGTGGCCCAGAAGCAATGGCTGAGTTGGCACCAGGAACTGTGCTTCGCGGTCTGATGCGGAGAATTGATCGAGCAAAAAAGGTAGTAAGCCATGATGAACCGCAAGATAAATCGTAA
- a CDS encoding membrane dipeptidase, translating into MWLDAHLDMAWAAVQGRDLTTPCPDRSEAALSLPDLAEGDVQYAFATIFTDPPSPQMIATHTDEEIRNWCHEAGLEQLAVYENLERDGHIRIVRSTSDLDVNCDCLSIVLLMEGADPIRRPDEVSWWFERGLRVVGLTWAMGSRYAGGNAQSHPLTDEGRALITALDEYKIVHDLSHLADPAVDELLSISHGPVIASHSNARHFIPGNERHIQDAHIKEISNRNGVIGLNLFSQFLTPNRRARVADCIDHISHICSVMGHHQGCGLGSDLDGGFAPTQMPEGLDHPSKYGALSQALRQRGWSASDIRGFEHANWLNFLRTALPND; encoded by the coding sequence ATGTGGCTCGATGCTCATCTTGATATGGCCTGGGCTGCCGTCCAGGGTCGTGATCTGACAACACCCTGCCCTGATCGTTCAGAAGCTGCGCTCAGCTTGCCTGATCTTGCAGAGGGTGATGTTCAGTATGCCTTTGCCACAATCTTCACTGATCCACCCAGCCCCCAAATGATTGCCACACATACTGATGAAGAAATACGAAACTGGTGTCATGAAGCTGGACTGGAACAGTTGGCCGTTTACGAAAATCTAGAAAGAGACGGACACATTCGCATTGTCCGATCGACCAGTGATCTAGACGTCAACTGTGACTGCCTAAGCATTGTATTGCTCATGGAAGGCGCTGACCCAATCCGTCGACCAGATGAAGTGAGCTGGTGGTTTGAACGCGGCCTGCGCGTGGTAGGACTCACATGGGCAATGGGAAGTCGCTATGCGGGAGGAAACGCTCAAAGTCATCCCCTGACGGATGAAGGCCGAGCACTCATCACTGCACTTGATGAATATAAAATTGTTCACGACCTTTCTCATCTCGCTGATCCAGCTGTAGACGAATTACTGAGTATCAGCCATGGACCGGTGATTGCCTCGCACTCGAATGCTCGGCATTTCATTCCTGGCAATGAGCGTCATATCCAGGATGCTCATATCAAAGAGATTAGCAATCGCAATGGCGTGATTGGGCTGAATTTATTCAGCCAGTTTCTAACGCCCAACCGCCGTGCCCGTGTCGCAGATTGCATAGACCATATCTCACACATCTGTTCAGTCATGGGCCATCATCAGGGCTGTGGCTTGGGATCAGATCTTGATGGCGGCTTTGCACCCACTCAGATGCCGGAGGGTCTTGATCATCCATCTAAGTATGGTGCCTTGAGCCAAGCACTACGCCAAAGGGGCTGGTCTGCATCAGACATTCGTGGATTTGAGCACGCCAACTGGCTCAATTTCCTTCGAACCGCGTTACCAAATGACTAA
- a CDS encoding DUF2752 domain-containing protein — translation MEKSRPNSTNLTESGNAELCAEAPGGQLVVEQAQRMDAVGARRLWGLTLAILAGTLLGIAVSLSPDPDGYGTHAQLGLPACSWMSGFGIPCPTCGMTTSFSHAVKGELGHAFMAQPLGAILAVVTAAILLLGVYVAITGSRVANRLAGPFRARWLWTISAVVLVAWGYKILVVTTGASS, via the coding sequence ATGGAGAAATCGAGACCCAATTCAACCAACTTGACCGAGAGCGGCAATGCCGAGCTGTGCGCGGAAGCTCCTGGGGGGCAGTTGGTGGTGGAGCAGGCTCAGCGAATGGATGCTGTCGGAGCGCGGCGCCTTTGGGGCTTAACTCTTGCAATATTGGCAGGAACGCTACTTGGCATTGCAGTCTCATTGAGCCCTGATCCAGATGGCTATGGAACGCATGCTCAACTCGGTCTGCCGGCATGTAGTTGGATGTCTGGCTTTGGTATTCCCTGCCCAACCTGTGGTATGACCACTTCATTTTCACATGCGGTGAAAGGAGAACTGGGGCATGCATTTATGGCTCAGCCTTTGGGCGCAATCCTGGCAGTTGTGACTGCGGCTATTCTATTACTCGGCGTATATGTTGCTATTACGGGGTCTCGTGTGGCCAATCGTTTGGCAGGGCCGTTTCGTGCGAGGTGGCTATGGACGATTAGCGCAGTTGTGCTCGTTGCATGGGGCTATAAAATATTAGTGGTTACGACCGGGGCTTCATCATGA